One region of Oncorhynchus keta strain PuntledgeMale-10-30-2019 chromosome 24, Oket_V2, whole genome shotgun sequence genomic DNA includes:
- the LOC118357522 gene encoding Golgi to ER traffic protein 4 homolog, with the protein MMSEQEALKCSSARNRGGTQRVEGKLRASVEKGDYYEAHQMYRTLFFRYMSQAKHADARELMYNGAQLFFSYNQLNSAADLSMLVLESLEKSEATVEDEDLEHLAKLFSLMDPNSPERVAFVSRALKWSTGGSGKLGSPKLHQLLAVTLWKEQNYSESRYHFLHSSDGEGCAQMLVEYSAQRGFRSEVDMFVAQAVLQFLCLKNKNSASVVFSTYTQKHPSIEKGPPFVQPLLNFIWFLLLAVDGGKLTVFTVLCEQYQPSLKRDPMYNEYLDRIGQLFFGVPPKQSSSYGGLLGNLLNSLMGSDEEGEEAQEDGSPIELD; encoded by the exons ATGATGTCGGAGCAGGAGGCTCTGAAGTGCTCCAGCGCAAGAAACCGTGGAGGAACGCAGCGGGTTGAAGGCAAACTGCGAGCGAGTGTAGAAAAGGGAGATTACTATGAGGCTCACCAGATGTACAGAACCTTGTTTTTTAG GTATATGTCACAGGCAAAGCATGCAGATGCCAGGGAGTTGATGTACAATGGCGCCCAACTCTTCTTCAGTTACAACCAG CTCAACAGTGCTGCAGACCTGTCAATGTTGGTGCTGGAGTCTTTGGAGAAATCAGAGGCAACGGTAGAGGACGAAGACTTAG AGCACCTGGCTAAGCTGTTCAGTTTGATGGACCCTAACTCCCCAGAGAGAGTAGCATTTGTGTCCCGCGCACTCAAGTGGTCCACAGGCGGCTCGGGGAAGCTGGGCTCCCCCAAACTGCATCAGCTCCTGGCAGTCACCTTGTGGAAAG AGCAAAACTACAGTGAGTCTCGCTACCACTTCTTGCACTCCTCTGATGGAGAGGGCTGTGCCCAGATGCTGGTGGAGTACTCGGCGCAGCGGGGCTTTCGCAGCGAGGTGGACATGTTTGTGGCGCAGGCCGTCCTACA GTTCCTCTGTCTAAAGAACAAAAACAGTGCATCTGTGGTGTTCAGCACATATACTCAGAAACACCCCTCAATAGAGAAGGGCCCTCCCTTTGTTCAGCCCTTGCTCAACTTCATCTGGTTTCTCTTGCTGGCAGTGGATGG AGGGAAATTAACAGTGTTCACAGTGCTATGTGAACAGTATCAGCCTTCCCTGAAGAGGGACCCTATGTATAATGAG TATCTCGACAGGATAGGTCAGCTTTTCTTCGGGGTGCCACCCAAACAGTCCTCATCATATGGTGGATTGCTCG GAAACCTGTTGAACAGCCTGATGGGTtcagatgaggagggagaggaagcacAGGAGGACGGCAGCCCCATTGAGCTGGACTGA
- the LOC118357520 gene encoding VPS35 endosomal protein-sorting factor-like isoform X1 yields MAAVQWHSRARRYDSELQSCGLEVAPVEFSDYHPLKSITVTDSKSRRGARKGSTSSSSSSSSSVAPDPLSSMLDGTDPLSMFAAASASESPPTLSQSSSTGDLGRGKRREKEDEVGVDFEPWSSKRGEILARFTTTEKLSINLFMGSEKGKAPSLASSAVSEKVRTRLEELDDLEEGSQRELLNLSQQDYVNRIEELNQSLKEAWASDQKVKALKIVIQCSKLLSDTAVIQFYPSKFVLITDILDTFGRLVYERIWSMCSDPRPLPDPSPESFTADEVNDTAKETCLNWFFKIASIRELIPRLYVEVALLKCNRFLTKCGIQETVPRLTAMIRGIGDPLVAVYARAYLCRIGMEVAPHLKDSLNKNFFDLLGTFRQIHGDSVQNQLVLQRVEIPVYLTLYSPAIHWILQCVSYRAPEALLTEMMERCKKLGNNALLLNSVMWAFRAEFIATRATDFIGMIKDCDEAGFPKHLLFGSLGRSLACADPPEAERLPILNEAWKVITKVRSPQDYINCAEIWVEFTCRHFTKREVNTVLSDIIKHMTPDRAFEDAYPQLQSVIRKILTYFHDFSVLFSMERFLPFMDMFQKDSVRVGVCLSIMDVFIKHQQEPTRDPVILNALLHVCKTMHDSVNALTLEDEKRSLALLINGFIRMVSFGRDFEQQLSFCVEARATFCNLEPVLVQLIHTVNQLAMETRRVMRGSHSRKTAAFVRACAAYSFITIPSLTSIFSRLNLYLLSGQVALANQCLSQADAFLKAAVSVLPEVPRSISIEGKLRSSEGFLLDFINNFLSALLVVPDHPEAGVLFLVRGLLNMVQDYTWEDNSDAKVHVYISALPLLAAMSQESYLYSIPKVDSNETLYGGDPKFLAEINKLCETLIGQVLDHLKTLGRDESVHRQGSLAFSLFGCLLAHGDLRNNKLNQLAVNLWNLSHKQGYCNTRTSVRTLEFIKHQAQQPDMAHLSDMLHRLTLQSRT; encoded by the exons ATGGCTGCTGTGCAGTG GCACTCTCGTGCACGCAGGTATGATTCTGAACTGCAGAGCTGTGGCCTGGAGGTTGCCCCAGTGGAGTTTAGCGACTACCATCCCCTCAAGTCCATCACT GTGACAGACTCCAAGTCGCGGAGGGGAGCGCGTAAAGGcagcacctcctcctcttcctcctcttccagcTCTGTGGCACCAGATCCCCTGAGCTCCATGCTGGATGGAACGGACCCCCTGTCCATGTTTGCTGCAGCCTCTGCCAGCGAGTCCCCTCCAACCCTCTCACAGAGCAGCTCCACTGGG GACTTGGgtaggggaaagaggagggagaaggaggatgaGGTTGGAGTGGACTTTGAACCGTGGTCATCCAAACGGGGAGAAATCCTTGCCAGGTTCACTACCACGGAGAAGCTCTCCATT AATCTCTTCATGGGCTCAGAGAAAG GCAAGGCTCCCAGTCTTGCCTCCTCTGCTGTATCGGAGAAGGTGCGAACTCGCCTAGAGGAGCTGGATGACCTGGAAGAG GGGTCTCAGCGGGAGCTGCTGAATCTGTCCCAGCAGGACTATGTGAACCGTATCGAGGAGCTCAACCAGTCTCTAAAAGAGGCCTGGGCCTCCGACCAGAAGGTCAAGGCCCTCAAGATCGTCATCCAG TGCTCCAAGCTGCTGTCAGACACAGCTGTGATTCAGTTCTACCCAAGCAAGTTTGTCCTCATCACAGACATTCTGGACACCTTTG gacGTCTGGTGTATGAGAGGATCTGGTCCATGTGTTCTGACCCTCGCCCCCTACCAG ATCCCTCTCCAGAATCCTTTACAGCTGATGAAGTGAATGACACGGCCAAGGAGACCTGCCTCAACTGGTTCTTCAAAATTGCCTCCATCAGAGAGCTCATCCCACGACT ATATGTCGAGGTAGCTCTCCTGAAGTGTAACCGTTTCTTGACCAAGTG TGGGATCCAGGAGACGGTGCCTCGCCTCACAGCTATGATCCGGGGGATAGGGGACCCCCTGGTGGCCGTGTATGCCCGGGCCTACCTCTGTCGG ATTGGGATGGAGGTGGCTCCTCACCTGAAGGACAGCCTGAACAAGAACTTCTTTGACCTGCTGGGGACGTTCCGTCAGATCCACGGCGACAGTGTCCAGAACCAGCTGGTCCTGCAGAGGGTGGAGATCCCCGTCTACCTGACCCTCTACTCCCCCGCCATCCACTGGATCCTGCAGTGTGTCTCCTACAGAGCACCAGAG GCCCTGCTaacagagatgatggagagatgcaAAAAGCTTGGGAATAA TGCCCTGCTGCTGAACTCGGTGATGTGGGCGTTCAGGGCGGAGTTTATCGCGACGAGAGCCACCGACTTCATCGGCATGATCAAGGACTGTGATGAGGCAGGATTCCCTAAG cACCTGTTGTTTGGCTCTCTGGGCCGCAGCCTGGCCTGTGCTGACCCTCCTGAGGCGGAAAGGCTGCCCATCCTCAATGAGGCCTGGAAGGTCATCACCAAAGTGCGAAGTCCACAG GATTACATCAACTGTGCTGAGATCTGGGTGGAGTTCACCTGTCGTCACTTCACT AAACGTGAGGTCAACACTGTGCTCTCTGACATCATCAAGCACATGACCCCAGACCGGGCCTTTGAGGATGCCTATCCTCAGCTTCAGTCCGTGATACGGAAGATCCTCACCTACTTTCATgacttctctgtcctcttctccatG GAGCGTTTCCTTCCCTTCATGGACATGTTCCAGAAGGACAGCGTCAGGGTGGGGGTGTGTCTCTCCATCATGGACGTCTTCATCAA ACACCAGCAGGAGCCCACTAGAGATCCTGTCATCCTCAACGCTCTACTCCACGTCTGCAAGACCATGCACGACTCTGTCAA TGCTCTGACGCTGGAGGACGAGAAGAGATCTCTGGCCTTGTTGATCAATGGCTTCATACGCATG gtgTCGTTTGGCCGTGACTTTGAGCAGCAGCTGAGTTTCTGTGTGGAGGCCCGGGCCACCTTCTGTAACCTGGAGCCAGTGTTGGTGCAGCTCATCCAC ACTGTGAACCAGCTGGCCATGGAGACGAGGCGTGTGATGAGGGGGAGCCACTCCCGCAAGACTGCTGCTTTTGTCAGG gCATGTGCTGCATACAGCTTCATCACCATTCCCTCCCTCACCAGCATCTTCAGCCGCCTCAACCTCTACCTGCTGTCTGGGCAGGTGGCCCTGGCCAACCAGTGTCTTTCCCAGG CGGATGCATTCCTGAAGGCAGCGGTCAGTGTGTTGCCAGAGGTGCCACGCAGTATCAGTATCGAGGGCAAACTGCGCTCTTCTGAGGGCTTTCTGCTTGACTTCATCAACAACTTCCTGTCAGCACTATTAGTTGTGCCG gaccACCCAGAGGCAGGGGTGTTGTTCCTTGTGCGTGGGCTGCTCAACATGGTGCAGGACTACACCTGGGAGGACAACAGTGACGCCAAGGTCCATGTCTACATCAGCGCCCTGCCACTACTGGCTGCCATGAGTCAGGAGAGCTACCTCTACTCCATCCCCAAAG TGGACTCGAATGAAACACTTTATGGAGGAGATCCCAAGTTTTTGGCAGAGATCAACAAGTTATGTGAAACTCTGATTGGACAAGTGCTGGACCACCTCAAGACCTTGGGTAGAGATGAG AGTGTCCATAGACAGGGTAGTCTGGCCTTCTCTCTGTTTGGCTGCCTCCTAGCTCACGGGGACCTGCGCAACAACAAACTCAACCAGCTGGCTGTCAACCTGTGGAATCTGAGCCACAAGCAGGGTTACTGCAACACACGCACCTCC GTGCGGACATTAGAGTTTATTAAGCACCAGGCCCAGCAGCCAGACATGGCTCACCTTTCAGACATGCTCCACCGCCTCACCTTGCAGTCCAGGACCTGA
- the LOC118357520 gene encoding VPS35 endosomal protein-sorting factor-like isoform X2 — MAAVQWHSRARRYDSELQSCGLEVAPVEFSDYHPLKSITVTDSKSRRGARKGSTSSSSSSSSSVAPDPLSSMLDGTDPLSMFAAASASESPPTLSQSSSTGDLGRGKRREKEDEVGVDFEPWSSKRGEILARFTTTEKLSINLFMGSEKGKAPSLASSAVSEKVRTRLEELDDLEEGSQRELLNLSQQDYVNRIEELNQSLKEAWASDQKVKALKIVIQCSKLLSDTAVIQFYPSKFVLITDILDTFGRLVYERIWSMCSDPRPLPESFTADEVNDTAKETCLNWFFKIASIRELIPRLYVEVALLKCNRFLTKCGIQETVPRLTAMIRGIGDPLVAVYARAYLCRIGMEVAPHLKDSLNKNFFDLLGTFRQIHGDSVQNQLVLQRVEIPVYLTLYSPAIHWILQCVSYRAPEALLTEMMERCKKLGNNALLLNSVMWAFRAEFIATRATDFIGMIKDCDEAGFPKHLLFGSLGRSLACADPPEAERLPILNEAWKVITKVRSPQDYINCAEIWVEFTCRHFTKREVNTVLSDIIKHMTPDRAFEDAYPQLQSVIRKILTYFHDFSVLFSMERFLPFMDMFQKDSVRVGVCLSIMDVFIKHQQEPTRDPVILNALLHVCKTMHDSVNALTLEDEKRSLALLINGFIRMVSFGRDFEQQLSFCVEARATFCNLEPVLVQLIHTVNQLAMETRRVMRGSHSRKTAAFVRACAAYSFITIPSLTSIFSRLNLYLLSGQVALANQCLSQADAFLKAAVSVLPEVPRSISIEGKLRSSEGFLLDFINNFLSALLVVPDHPEAGVLFLVRGLLNMVQDYTWEDNSDAKVHVYISALPLLAAMSQESYLYSIPKVDSNETLYGGDPKFLAEINKLCETLIGQVLDHLKTLGRDESVHRQGSLAFSLFGCLLAHGDLRNNKLNQLAVNLWNLSHKQGYCNTRTSVRTLEFIKHQAQQPDMAHLSDMLHRLTLQSRT; from the exons ATGGCTGCTGTGCAGTG GCACTCTCGTGCACGCAGGTATGATTCTGAACTGCAGAGCTGTGGCCTGGAGGTTGCCCCAGTGGAGTTTAGCGACTACCATCCCCTCAAGTCCATCACT GTGACAGACTCCAAGTCGCGGAGGGGAGCGCGTAAAGGcagcacctcctcctcttcctcctcttccagcTCTGTGGCACCAGATCCCCTGAGCTCCATGCTGGATGGAACGGACCCCCTGTCCATGTTTGCTGCAGCCTCTGCCAGCGAGTCCCCTCCAACCCTCTCACAGAGCAGCTCCACTGGG GACTTGGgtaggggaaagaggagggagaaggaggatgaGGTTGGAGTGGACTTTGAACCGTGGTCATCCAAACGGGGAGAAATCCTTGCCAGGTTCACTACCACGGAGAAGCTCTCCATT AATCTCTTCATGGGCTCAGAGAAAG GCAAGGCTCCCAGTCTTGCCTCCTCTGCTGTATCGGAGAAGGTGCGAACTCGCCTAGAGGAGCTGGATGACCTGGAAGAG GGGTCTCAGCGGGAGCTGCTGAATCTGTCCCAGCAGGACTATGTGAACCGTATCGAGGAGCTCAACCAGTCTCTAAAAGAGGCCTGGGCCTCCGACCAGAAGGTCAAGGCCCTCAAGATCGTCATCCAG TGCTCCAAGCTGCTGTCAGACACAGCTGTGATTCAGTTCTACCCAAGCAAGTTTGTCCTCATCACAGACATTCTGGACACCTTTG gacGTCTGGTGTATGAGAGGATCTGGTCCATGTGTTCTGACCCTCGCCCCCTACCAG AATCCTTTACAGCTGATGAAGTGAATGACACGGCCAAGGAGACCTGCCTCAACTGGTTCTTCAAAATTGCCTCCATCAGAGAGCTCATCCCACGACT ATATGTCGAGGTAGCTCTCCTGAAGTGTAACCGTTTCTTGACCAAGTG TGGGATCCAGGAGACGGTGCCTCGCCTCACAGCTATGATCCGGGGGATAGGGGACCCCCTGGTGGCCGTGTATGCCCGGGCCTACCTCTGTCGG ATTGGGATGGAGGTGGCTCCTCACCTGAAGGACAGCCTGAACAAGAACTTCTTTGACCTGCTGGGGACGTTCCGTCAGATCCACGGCGACAGTGTCCAGAACCAGCTGGTCCTGCAGAGGGTGGAGATCCCCGTCTACCTGACCCTCTACTCCCCCGCCATCCACTGGATCCTGCAGTGTGTCTCCTACAGAGCACCAGAG GCCCTGCTaacagagatgatggagagatgcaAAAAGCTTGGGAATAA TGCCCTGCTGCTGAACTCGGTGATGTGGGCGTTCAGGGCGGAGTTTATCGCGACGAGAGCCACCGACTTCATCGGCATGATCAAGGACTGTGATGAGGCAGGATTCCCTAAG cACCTGTTGTTTGGCTCTCTGGGCCGCAGCCTGGCCTGTGCTGACCCTCCTGAGGCGGAAAGGCTGCCCATCCTCAATGAGGCCTGGAAGGTCATCACCAAAGTGCGAAGTCCACAG GATTACATCAACTGTGCTGAGATCTGGGTGGAGTTCACCTGTCGTCACTTCACT AAACGTGAGGTCAACACTGTGCTCTCTGACATCATCAAGCACATGACCCCAGACCGGGCCTTTGAGGATGCCTATCCTCAGCTTCAGTCCGTGATACGGAAGATCCTCACCTACTTTCATgacttctctgtcctcttctccatG GAGCGTTTCCTTCCCTTCATGGACATGTTCCAGAAGGACAGCGTCAGGGTGGGGGTGTGTCTCTCCATCATGGACGTCTTCATCAA ACACCAGCAGGAGCCCACTAGAGATCCTGTCATCCTCAACGCTCTACTCCACGTCTGCAAGACCATGCACGACTCTGTCAA TGCTCTGACGCTGGAGGACGAGAAGAGATCTCTGGCCTTGTTGATCAATGGCTTCATACGCATG gtgTCGTTTGGCCGTGACTTTGAGCAGCAGCTGAGTTTCTGTGTGGAGGCCCGGGCCACCTTCTGTAACCTGGAGCCAGTGTTGGTGCAGCTCATCCAC ACTGTGAACCAGCTGGCCATGGAGACGAGGCGTGTGATGAGGGGGAGCCACTCCCGCAAGACTGCTGCTTTTGTCAGG gCATGTGCTGCATACAGCTTCATCACCATTCCCTCCCTCACCAGCATCTTCAGCCGCCTCAACCTCTACCTGCTGTCTGGGCAGGTGGCCCTGGCCAACCAGTGTCTTTCCCAGG CGGATGCATTCCTGAAGGCAGCGGTCAGTGTGTTGCCAGAGGTGCCACGCAGTATCAGTATCGAGGGCAAACTGCGCTCTTCTGAGGGCTTTCTGCTTGACTTCATCAACAACTTCCTGTCAGCACTATTAGTTGTGCCG gaccACCCAGAGGCAGGGGTGTTGTTCCTTGTGCGTGGGCTGCTCAACATGGTGCAGGACTACACCTGGGAGGACAACAGTGACGCCAAGGTCCATGTCTACATCAGCGCCCTGCCACTACTGGCTGCCATGAGTCAGGAGAGCTACCTCTACTCCATCCCCAAAG TGGACTCGAATGAAACACTTTATGGAGGAGATCCCAAGTTTTTGGCAGAGATCAACAAGTTATGTGAAACTCTGATTGGACAAGTGCTGGACCACCTCAAGACCTTGGGTAGAGATGAG AGTGTCCATAGACAGGGTAGTCTGGCCTTCTCTCTGTTTGGCTGCCTCCTAGCTCACGGGGACCTGCGCAACAACAAACTCAACCAGCTGGCTGTCAACCTGTGGAATCTGAGCCACAAGCAGGGTTACTGCAACACACGCACCTCC GTGCGGACATTAGAGTTTATTAAGCACCAGGCCCAGCAGCCAGACATGGCTCACCTTTCAGACATGCTCCACCGCCTCACCTTGCAGTCCAGGACCTGA